In one Molothrus ater isolate BHLD 08-10-18 breed brown headed cowbird chromosome 6, BPBGC_Mater_1.1, whole genome shotgun sequence genomic region, the following are encoded:
- the INSM2 gene encoding insulinoma-associated protein 2, with amino-acid sequence MPRGFLVKRSRRPGGSYRARPRERDPDRDPPPTPPPPPPAGENGPAARQGAEEEKGEEEEGAVAACPATWPPGGGCGGPGLTPPEAPAAWGATGPCSAAGPRAALFERCLSSPASAESFPLAASFPPAEKLLLQPRTPLPAPPLPSVPALKRPSRAKAPAKKGKATRKLSFADEVTTSPVLGLRIKEEGPEGRPGPPAGRTPLGEFICQLCKEQYADPLALAQHRCSRIVRVEYRCPECHKIFSCPANLASHRRWHKPRPGPSAEGAASAPPGKENSPERRPRGPAAPQPPPGTRQHRGGADSAGGAPAAPGSSPGPAHGGAPGPGAGPGGEAFACPCCQKRFRRQAYLRKHLGTHGAARPAAFGPPERGPLTFACHLCGARFPSADIRDKHRLWHAVREELLLPPPPPPPAGVPESGAAGGERQGFPCKHCPATFFSAPGLARHASKCHPPESRQVLLLQVPVRPGC; translated from the coding sequence ATGCCGCGCGGCTTCCTCGTCAAGCGCAGCCGGAGACCCGGCGGCTCCTACCGGGCACGCCCGCGGGAGCGGGACCCTGACCGGGACCCTCCGCCCAccccgccgcctccgccgcccGCCGGCGAGAACGGCCCCGCCGCTAGACAGGGAGCGGAGGAGGAGAagggcgaggaggaggagggagccgTCGCCGCTTGCCCCGCGACGTGGCCCcccggcggcggctgcggcggccCCGGGCTCACCCCGCCGGAGGCTCCGGCAGCCTGGGGGGCGACGGGGCCGTgcagcgcggcggggccgcgggcggcTCTCTTCGAGCGGTGCCTCAGCTCCCCCGCCTCCGCCGAGTCCTTCCCCCTGGCCGCCTCCTTCCCGCCCGCcgagaagctgctgctgcagccgcGCACTccgctgcccgccccgccgctgccgTCGGTGCCCGCGCTGAAGCGGCCGTCCCGGGCCAAGGCGCCGGCCAAGAAGGGCAAGGCCACGCGGAAGCTGAGCTTCGCCGACGAGGTGACCACCTCGCCCGTGCTGGGGCTGCGCATCAAAGAGGAGGGGCCCGAGGGCCGGCCGGGGCCGCCGGCGGGGCGCACGCCGCTGGGCGAGTTCATCTGCCAGCTGTGCAAAGAGCAGTACGCGGACCCGCTGGCGCTGGCCCAGCACCGCTGCTCCCGCATCGTGCGCGTCGAGTACCGCTGCCCCGAGTGCCACAAGATCTTCAGCTGTCCCGCCAACCTGGCCTCGCACCGCCGCTGGCACAAGCCGCGTCCCGGCCCCAGCGCCGAAGGCGCCGCCTCCGCCCCTCCGGGCAAAGAGAACAGCCCCgagcggcggccccgcggccccgccgcgccccaGCCACCGCCGGGGACCCGTCAGCACCGCGGCGGCGCGGACAGCGCCGGCGGCgccccggccgcccccggctccagcccaggcccagctcaCGGCGGCGCTCCCGGTCCGGGCGCCGGCCCCGGCGGGGAGGCGTTCGCCTGCCCGTGCTGCCAGAAGCGGTTCCGGCGGCAGGCTTACCTCCGCAAGCACCTGGGCACCCACGGGGCAGCGCGGCCCGCCGCCTTCGGCCCGCCGGAGCGCGGGCCCCTCACCTTCGCCTGCCATCTCTGCGGCGCTCGCTTCCCCTCGGCGGACATCAGGGACAAGCACCGGCTGTGGCACGCCGTgcgggaggagctgctgctgccgccgccgccgccgcctcccgccgggGTCCCCGAgagcggcgcggcgggcggcgaGCGGCAGGGCTTCCCCTGCAAACACTGCCCCGCCACCTTCTTCAGCGCGCCCGGGCTGGCGCGGCACGCCAGCAAGTGCCACCCGCCGGAGAgcaggcaggtcctgctgctccaggtgcccGTCCGGCCGGGCTGCTAg